A stretch of Triticum aestivum cultivar Chinese Spring chromosome 1D, IWGSC CS RefSeq v2.1, whole genome shotgun sequence DNA encodes these proteins:
- the LOC123183097 gene encoding fasciclin-like arabinogalactan protein 12, translated as MASASRILLVAALLLAASAMTSAQKAKAPAKPAPAAADAPAAVEAPAKPAPAAADAPGAAAADGKPPTDVTAMLEKSGKYSKFVQLLKETRVETQINAQLTDSYNGLTIFAPTDAAIDGLKAGTLNGLSSQEQIQMVLYCVLPRFYSLSMLGTLNGKVSTQASGHSGPYTYKIKPSGNNVNVSTGVKGNNMLLGSVVSKDFPLAVYSVDKMPLPYELFGPQPPTPAPAPAPAPTKSKPKKKKKSAGIAEAPEADDATADDDTEKSAAASLSGVARWAAVLGAAVVGAMF; from the coding sequence ATGGCGTCGGCGTCGCGGATCCTCCTGgtcgccgcgctgctcctggcggcgtCGGCAATGACGTCGGCGCAGAAGGCGAAGGCGCCCGCGAAGCCGGCCCCCGCGGCCGCCGACGCGCCCGCGGCCGTCGAGGCGCCCGCGAAGCCCGCCCCGGCCGCGGCCGACGCGCCCGGCGCGGCTGCCGCCGACGGGAAGCCCCCCACGGACGTGACGGCCATGCTGGAGAAGTCCGGCAAGTACTCCAAGTTCGTGCAGCTGCTCAAGGAGACCCGCGTGGAGACGCAGATCAACGCGCAGCTGACGGACAGCTACAACGGGCTGACCATCTTCGCGCCCACCGACGCCGCCATCGACGGGCTCAAGGCCGGCACCCTCAATGGGCTGTCGTCCCAGGAGCAGATCCAGATGGTGCTCTACTGCGTGCTGCCCCGGTTCTACTCGCTCTCCATGCTCGGCACCCTCAACGGCAAGGTCAGCACGCAGGCGTCCGGCCACTCCGGCCCCTACACCTACAAGATCAAGCCCTCCGGCAACAACGTCAACGTCTCCACCGGCGTCAAGGGCAACAACATGCTCCTCGGCAGCGTGGTGAGCAAGGACTTCCCGCTGGCCGTCTACTCCGTGGACAAGATGCCGCTCCCCTACGAGCTGTTCGGGCCGCAGCCGCCCACCCCGGCGCCCGCCCCGGCCCCGGCCCCCACCAAGTccaagcccaagaagaagaagaagtccgccGGGATCGCCGAGGCGCCCGAGGCCGAcgacgccaccgccgacgacgacacCGAGAAGTCCGCCGCCGCGTCCCTCTCCGGCGTCGCCAGGTGGGCCGCCGTCCTCGGTGCCGCCGTCGTCGGCGCCATGTTCTGA